CGCGGGTCAAAAGCCCCGCTACCAGTGCAAGGACAATGATGCCGGGGGTGTACCAGCGCGAGAAACGCTCCATGAAAGACTGTGTTGCAGCCTTGGCGTCCTGCGCTTCCTCAACCCGGTGGATGATGCGCGCCAGGGTGGTGTCCGCCCCCACGCCGGTTGCCTCGACTTGAAGAAGTCCGCTGCGGGAAATCGATCCCGCAAACACCCGATCCCCCACCGCTTTCTCAACGGGAAGTGACTCACCGGTAATCGAGGCTTCATCTAAGCTTCCCGATCCCCCGACCACAATGCCGTCAACGGGAGTCTTCGCCCCAGTTTTTACCAGCACAATTTCCCCAAGCGCTACGGCTCCCGCAGAGATTTCGACCTGGTCGCCATCGCGCATGACAATTGCGGTATCGGGTGCTACCGCAACGAGGGCGGCCAGGGCTCCCCTCGTCTTGTTCATGGTTCGCACTTCAAGTGCGTGTCCAAAGGCGAACAGGAATGTCACGGCTGCCGACTCCCAGTACTCGCCAATAACCAGTGCCCCAACCGCGGCGATTATAACCAGCAGGTCGATTGCCACAACTTTTACAAGCAACGCCCGCACTGCTTTCACCGCGATCGGAATACCCGCAACCAGCGCCGCAGCGATCATTAGGGCATCCGCTACCAGCAGCGGCCCCGGTTTGGTGAAATCAAACGCGCCGTGGTGGTTCGCCCCAAACGGGTTGACCCCGTACACGAAAGAAACGATTGCGGAAATCACAATCAGGGTTCCAGAGCAGGCCGAGATCGTCCACGGGCTGCGTCTTGAACGAACGAGGGGATTCATTCAGTCCTTTTCTAATTTCTCGGCTGTCACCTATCGTTTCCTAAAACCTCTGCCTCTTAGAACGCGGAGACCTTGGTCGGGTAACCCGCCTTCGTGATGATTGAGGCGATTGAGTCAGCGGTGACAACCTGGGGGTTGTGGTCAACTTCAACGCGGCCCGAAGCAAACTTCACCTCAACCCCGGAGACTCCGTCGAGGTCGCCAACCTGCTTTTCAATTTTGGCAACGCAGGAGGGACAGCTGAAACCTTCGGAACGGAAAATTGTGTGAGTGGGGTTAGTAGTTGACATTTTTCTTCCTTTCACGCCGCACCCGTAGTTTGGGGGTGGCTTTGTTTCTTCTACCTGAATAACCTCAGACTAAAAGGGGCCTGAGCCTGGCAGAATGATCAGCGTCAATTAAGTGCAGGATATTTAAGTGCGGCATTGTTAGGAGGCGAAAGCAGATGACACAGGATGACCAAGGGCAGCTCAACCATCCTCCTCTTAACGCCAATAGCTTTGTTCCCCCTAAGGGCCGGCGCACAATCCCCCTTCGCGAAGTAGTTTTACCACACGAGTGTCCCGAACCGGTGCGCCTACGAGTTCTAGGGCAGGCCCCCTACTTCCAGGGGCTTGACACATCGGAGCTACGTGAAATCAGCACCCGCATGAACACGCGCGTATACGCACCAAACGAACACATCTACAATGCCGGTGATGAGGCCAACGAACTTTTTGTGATTGCCGAGGGCCGGGTCAAGTTATCCCAGGTCTCCGCCGACGGCACCGCCACCCTCACCGACATTTTGGTCCCGGGTAATCTATTTGGCGCGATGGGGGCACTGGGGCAGCGAACGCACCTGCAATCGGCCGTCACCCTTGTTCCCTGCTGTATTTTGCGGATCGGGCAACACGATTTTCGACAAATCCTCGAACAGCATCCAAAGGTGGCACTGAAAGTACTGGACGATGTTGCGGGCCGACTGCGGCGAGCCCAGCAGGATATTGGCGACCAGTCCACGAATACTGTGAAACAGCGGGTGGCAACCACGCTGCTGCGTTTGGCAGATAAGTTGGGTGAGCAAACCGCTGAGGGCATCCTTTTGAATGTTCCCCTGTCGCGCGCCGATCTTGCAGGGCTGGCACGCTCCACCCCGGAATCTGTTTCGCGCGTCATGAGCCAGTTCAAAAAGCAAAACGTGGTTGATTCGGGGCGGCGTTGGACGATTTTGCTGAATCCAGAAGCACTCACTGATGCGACTCAAGCGGTCCTCCCCCCTCTTTCCGACTAGGGACCGTATCGGAGAGCCCAAATTCCCGTAATTACAGTCTTTGCAGGTCAAGGGTTCAGTTATTGACGAAATGGTGTCATGGTAGAGCGTGCTCTGGAGCACGCTCTACCATTTTTAGGAGTATTAAATACCATGGCTCAGGAGAACATTGAACTGACTGAAAAGCCCGGCGACAGCGGCTGCGCTTGCGGACATCACCCCGTGGAGTTCCCAGAACTCGACGTGCAGCAGATCCCAGGCGAGGTGCGACACGCGACCATTTTCGGCGCACTGGAAGCAATCCAACCCGGACGCGGACTTATTATTCGTGCCACCCATGACCCCATCCCCCTCCTGCAACAACTGGGGCAGCGTCATCCCGGCAAATACAACATGGAGTACCTTGAGCGTGGACCGCAGCAGTGGCGCATCCAGTTCACTCTTGCGTAACTCGTAAATAATGCGTCGACCTGCTTCGACGGGCATTTAGCACCGGTGCGAAATGCCCGTCGGAGCAGGTGCATTTTTATACTCACCGAATTGGGCGCAGCAGCACAAAGCCCAGGGGTACCAAAAGCACCACCCCAAACAGAGACAGGATCGAAAAACTGGTGACAGCCATCAGCGGTCCGGAAGCAAAAGTAGCCGTTGCCCCAAACAGGTTGGAGAGCGCATCCGCCCCACCTTGCAAAGAAGCCCGATCTCCGGAAGTAATAACCTCGGTGAAAAGTGCGGAGGCCGACACGTTCACAAACGACCACCCCACACCCAGTAAAACCAATGAGACCGTCACCCACCCCATGTCATCGGGGAGGAAGATTCCAAGCAGTAGTGACACCAGCAAAATGGTACCCCCAACAGCGATGGTAAAGCGGTTGCCGTACCTGTCGGTCAGCATCCCAACCACGGAGGCAAGCGCAAACATTCCCAGCACGTGAAAGCTAATCACTATGCCAACCAGGGTGACTGTACCGCCCTCGTTTACCACGTGAACCGGGGTCATCGTCATGATGGAAACCATGACGATCTGCGCCCAAATAATTGCGATCACGGCGATGCGAGCGGGACGATTCTCCCTCATCTCAGCAATAATGCCTCGGATTGCGCCGCGCTTTCTTGTGAGCACAACCTCTTCGCTTTCAGGCTCTAGTTCCCTTGAGACAAGGAGCGGGTCGGGCGCAGAAATGCGCTGACAATCAGCGCGGCAACCAGCGCTAAGACTACGGCGAGTAAAAACGTTGCCGCGTAGGTGGTGAGCCCAATGGCTTCTCCAAGCACTTCACCAACGGCCCCCAGGTTTGGTCCAAGCACCATCCCAATGGTTGACACCCACACCACGAACGATAATGACCGCGCCTTGTTTTCCGGGGTGGCCAGGTCGGTTGCGGCAAACCGCGACTGTAAACTGACCGCCGAGCCCGCCCAGGCTTCACTGTTTGTCACATCCCCCGCAATAAGAATCCCAATCGAGGGGGCCACCCCCACCCCGGCAGTTCCGAAGATCTGCGAGATGATCAGCACCGCGACGGTGTGCTTTTGCAGCGTTGAAATATCTTTGCGGGGACCGCCAGAAGTCGGCGCACCAGTACGTCGAGTGGGTTTCATTACGGCCGGTTTAGCTGACATAGAATGCGCCTGTTTTCCGGTTGCCTTGAACAGAAAGGAGTTACGGTTTGGCAGTCTACTCTGTCTTCAAGCGCCAGCGACCTGCGAGGTCGCCGTTCCGGGCTCGCTGACCCTCGCCAGAAGTTCACTCAGTAAAACTTCTGCTACCGGCCCGGGCAGCCTTTCAACAAGAGCCATAAGGGGCGCCATATTACCGGGCAGGCTTTCGCCTCCCGCCCCCGCAAATCTCAGAATCCGCCATGCCATTTCAGGTGTTGGGACCCGGTTTCTCCTTCCGTAACCAAGCAGGCGTAACAGCCGAAGTTGCAGCTCCACCTTGGGGCGCGCCTGTCCTCGAACAGCTGCTGCGCCCGCTTCTAGAGCCGCACAAAACTCCGGGAGAGTCGCTTCCGTCACCGGGGTTATCGTCAGGTAGGCACTGTGAGGAATCTTGACCCCGTCACTCTGGATGTGGCCCGGCTGGTGCTGGATTTTGAAACGTAACCGAGCCATTTCGTCTGCTAGATGGTGCGGATCAACCTGCTGGTCGCGGGGCACCGACGTATCTGCAACCAGCGCGAGGGCAGGACCAACCGGCTCCCCCTGGACCTTGAGTCCGGGTATTTGCTGGGAACACTCTTGAATCCGCAGGCCCATCCAAAACGAACCCGTTACGAGCCACAAACCCCTTTAACTCGTTAATGCGCTCATTCAACAAGCCCATCCGCATCCGAAACAGAGCCCGCGCCTGGCGTCCACTCACCTCCCCCACACGCGCCAGATCGCGAGGCGCGAAAACTTCGAACCGATCCCAATCAGCCATTACAGCACCCCCGCACCTGGCACCTCGATCACCCCGATTCCTCGCCGATCCAAATGCTCACGTGAGGGACCAGTCGCCCCCCTTTCCTGTCACAGGACTTCGATAGAACATCCAATCTATTTTCTCGACACGCCCGTCCACGAGAAGTTCAAAAGCTTTCTCAATTTGTCTCCTTCGTGAATGCCTTGCCCTACAGGCCATCTTTGATGTCATCCAGACCTCGGAAAAGTGCATCCTGAATCAACGTGGCATTATCCGGATAAGCAGAACTACGAGAACGCACAACATCCAAAAACTGCTTCAATACACCATCAACGATAATCGTCACCCCCTCAACCATCTCCCCCGTCTGCTCATTTTCAAACTGATCCACCATGACCGTCATAGAACTATTCACACGATACCTCCCACTCGTTATGCTCCAAACGGGCAAATGCATTCACCCCACTACCCAGCACCCAGTAACGGTATTCCTCCGGTACCAAGTACAAGAAACTATGCCATTGAGACCTCCATCCTTTTCACACAATCGACAATTTCAGACACATTGCCGTCGCCAACGGTGCGGGTGGCACGAGGGGAGACGGAAGATATTGGTACGGATGGAGTCGAAAGCGTCATCAATCTGTTCTTTGTCCAACTATCTGATCCGTATGCCCACATTGATACCAGGACTGCCAGATCATCAATAGCTGCCAACAACACATCCTTTTCACCATGTAGCCCCCGATAGTCCTGAAGATGAGAGAAAGGATCTTTGAAGTATTCACTTAATGCCAGTTGGTCTTTGCCGAAAAGCCTTTCCTTTTCGAGGCTACGCAATTCTGCGACTACTGGGGCTACCAATTCCTGCGAGGCAATATCCTCACTGCGCTCAGCAACATACTTCACCGCGTAAACGGAAAACGCGAAATAGTCTTCCGCTAATTCCCATGCTTGCTGAGCAGGCTTTTTCATCAATGCCGTCGCATGCGCTGCCCGTTCGATTTCGCCGTATAGACACATGCCCCAGATCACCCGCGAATATCCAACCATATTACCGAGCATCCCACGCGGGAAGGCAAGCTCTACATGTGTGCGGTCAAGGACGCTTTTTCTAACCGAATTGTCGGCTACTCTATCGGGCCAAGAATGAAGGCTTCTCTTGCGGTCACGGCCTTGAACAACGCCATCCTTACCCGCGGCGGTGCCGCCGGGTGTATTGTCCATTCCGATAGAGGCAGCCAATTTCGAAGCCGCAAGTTTTGTCGGGCTCTGCGTAAACACCACCTGACCGGATCTATGGGTCGCGTGGGGGCTGCCGGAGACAATGCGGCTATGGAATCATTCTTTGCTCTATTGCAAAAGAACGTGCTCAACCAGGGCCCCTGGACCAGCCGAGAGCAGCTCAGAGCCGCAATCGTTTGGTGGATCGAGCGAACTTACCACCGGCGTCGCCGCCAGGCAACACTCGGGAAATTGACACCACACGAATACGAAACAATCATGAACACAGCTGCCCACCTCGCAGCGTGACTAGGAACTGTCACCAAACCATGCACCAGTCCCTTACCACCGGCGCACCAAACAAAACCGCAACGGCACGAAGCACCGCTTCTGGTGGTGCTGGACTGCCACCCAAGGGAAAGGCAACCCCTGTAGGGCGCCCCAAATATTAGAAGAAGCCATCAAAACCATGTGCCAGCGCGCCCTGAACCTGACCGTATGGGACGAAGAAGCCATCATCAACAAGGTCGAGACCATACGAGTCAGTCCCGGTGGGGAAGTAGCCATCACCTTGAACAATGGCGCTTCCAGACGCTTCGCCTACGCCAAAGGGATGGTCACTAATGCCTAAAGTCACCACCATCCCCGCAACGCGCCAACTGCGCACCCAGTCCGCAGCAGTCACCAAGACGACCAAGAGGGTCGCGGGCTACGCCAGAGTTTCGACCGATATGGAAGAACAGGCCGGTTCCTACGCCGCCCAAGTCGCCTACTACACCAACTACATTCAGAACCATGACGGGTGGGAACTAGCGGGAATCTACACCGATGAAGGTATCAGTGGGACCAGCACCGCTAAACGCAGCGGCTTTCAAAGCATGGTGGGTGACGCCCTGGGCGGCGGGATTGACCTGATCGTCACGAAGAGCGTCTCTCGCTTCGCCCGCAACACAGTCGATTCCCTCACCACCGTGCGAAACCTCAAAGACGCAGGCGTCGAAGTGTTCTTCGAGAAGGAAAACATCTGGACCTTTGACTCCAAAGGCGAACTGCTCATCACCATCATGAGCAGCCTCGCCCAGGAAGAATCCCGGTCAATCAGTGAGAACGTCACCTGGGGACACCGCCGAGCCTTCGCGGACGGAAGAGTCATGGTCCCATACTCCTCCCTGCTCGGATACAAGAAAGGCACTGATGGAGGTCTAGCCGTTGATGACGAGCAAGCCGTCGTGGTGCGGCGCATCTACGCCGACTACCTCTCCGGTCACGCGCCCGCGAGAATCGCGCGCGAACTCACCGCCGAAGGCATCCCCACACCTCGAGGTAAAACTAAGTGGACCACCACGACGATCCGCTCAATCCTTGCCAATGAAAAATACAAGGGCGACGCGCTCTTGCAGAAGGCTTTCACTGTTGATTTCCTGACCAAGAAAACCAAGATCAACGAAGGCGAAGTACCCCAGTACTACGTCACCGGTAACCACCAGGCGATCATCGACCCGGCCGTGTGGGAACAAGTCCAGACAGAGACCGAACGGCGCAAACACCCCAGCGTCCGCACCGACCACCCCTTCGCAGCTCGCATCCGGTGCGCCCAGTGCGGCGGATGGTTCGGGCGCAAAACCTGGCACTCCACCAGCAAATACGCCCGCCACATCTGGAGGTGCAACAACAAATACGAAGGCAACAAGACCGGCTGCACCACCCCCCACATCTATGAGGCCCAGATCGAGGAGGCGTTCGTCGCGGCACTAGCGGAAAAGCTCCAACAGCTACCGGTCGCTGACGACCTGCTGGCAACCGTCGATGGTGCGTTCGACACCGACAAACTCCGCGCAGAACTCGCCGCCCTCGACGAGCAGGCTGAGGGGCTGATCGCCCGAATGAACACCCTAGTCACGGCAGGCGCACGCGAGGGCGTGGACCCCGACCGATACGACGCCGACTACGCCGACCTCGAGCGCAAGTACCAGAAGGCAGACGCTAAACGCATCAAGACCACCGAGGCCATCAAGAACCGAGAGACCCGCAGACATCAAGCCCACCAAGTCCGCGACTATCTACAAACCCAGCCACCCCTGGCCTACACACCGGAAGCGTGGAACACCCTCGTCGAAGAAGCCGTGGTCAGCGCGGACGGCACGATAACGATCTGCTTCAAGGATGAACCGGCGGGGTGAGTGGCCCGGCCTCGTCTGTTTAGTTCTTGCGTGCCGTGATTGCGAACTGGAAGGGCATGCGCTCCGGGTTATCTCTTAGTTGCCACCTGCCGTCAGGCATCTGAACCATGAGATCGTGCCATGGACACCATGCTGAAAACGGAGTCTCCTCAAATTCCTCTATCGTCAAACCTGCCTTGATCAAAGCAGTGACAATCTCTCCGAGCGAATGATTCCACTGATGATTGGTCGTGTGTGCAATGCGGGGAGCGTCGGGGGCGTCAACGTGGCTGCCGTCATCGTCCCAGGTCATGGGATCGGACCTTTCGAAGTAAGGCTGCTCGACCTGTAGCCCAGCAGACACGTCTTCTCCGATACTCATGAACATCGGGTGATCGTCGCGGATGAAGAAGGTACCTCCCGTTTTCATTAGCGATGCCACTGTTTTGGCCCAGCTGTCGATATCGGGTAGCCAACACAGAACCCCAAGCGAGGTGTAAACAAGGTCGAGAAGCGGCTAGCAGCGCACTTACTGGTGGATGTCGCCCATCACAAAGGCAGACGCATCACGGTGATGTTTGGGCGCTCCGGGTGTGGTACCCCGGTAAATCCCGCACACGTGTAAGTGTGAATAGCTGGCTCGTTGTCAGCAACGACGTTCAACTCCATTGCAGAGGCACCAAGCAGTTTTGCCTGGTTGATTGCCAACCCAACTAATACATGTGCCAAACCACGCCCTCGATGTGCTGGGTCAATAAGCACTCGACCGATTCGGGCGACCTTGCCGTCTATCGCAAGGTCGAAATGGCCGCGCGGGCTGTCCGCACCTTCTTCAACGAGCATCCAGGGACTCAGACCTGGTTCCTCCATCGTATAAAGCTTGTCGGGAGTCAGGGGCCAACTCAACCTTGGACCGGTAAATAAGTAAAGATCCTCTGCATCGGCCACCCAACTGACCATAACCTCGCAGTCAGCGAACATACGTGGGCGAAGAGAAAACATAGCTAACAGCTTACATGGCCCAACATCCCTCGTCCCCAGAGACGCACCTTGATAGGCGCCCAACGCATCAAAGTTGCGGGCCATCCAGGACCTGGAGACCCGTAGGCGCCTAGCTCACCAAGTCCACGACCACCTACAAACCCAGCCGCCCCTGGACTACATGCCCCAAGCGTGGAACGTGCTCGTTAAGGAAGCTGAGATAAGCACGGACGGCACGGTTACGATTCGGTTCAAAGACGAACCGAGAGTCTGACCGGTCGGCCACCTGAAGCGAGCAAGGTCTCGCGAAGACCTACCGCAGCCCGGTGAGGGTGATCCGAAGTGCCATGGTCGCAAGCGCATCGTCCACTGTTTAGAACTCTGCGAACGACAGCATGCCTGTTTCAACCAGGGTCGATTTGTCGTTTGCAACCCCCCGGCCCGAAGTTGAATACACCTGGACCCAAGTTGAAACCCCCTGACGCTTCCACGCGAGGATTTGAATATACCCTGTATTCAACTTTGAGAGGCGCGAGGCGCGGGTCGACCGAAATCAGGCTGCCGAGGACGTTTCTGGGCGGTCACGGAAGCGGCAGCTCGTTCTCACGCACTCAGGCCGCACACCAAGAACCGTAGAACCACGCGGAAAACCGGGTGTCAGGTTTGGACGATCAGCCGGAAACGGATTGTATCCAAAAGGGTCTGCTAGTGGTGGGCCTTCGTAGGTACTTCTCAAACCCCAGCAAACCGCGAAGAACGTTGATTTCGCGTGTCCTCAAGGGATCGAAGACACAGCGGCAGCGCACTGGTACCCCTCACACGACAGATTCTAGGGGTCCAGTGCGTGAAAATTCGAGTCAGTCTCAAACCCGTTTGAGTGCCTCGAATCGTGAAGAACTACTCGTTGGGTACGCCGAGGGGGTACCGGTTCAGGAGCTGGCAACAAGGTTCAACGTCCATCGGGCGACGGTGCGAGAGATTGCTCGGCGAGCGGGTCATCCGAGCAGAGCACCGGAACATTCACAACAGCTACGAAGTGAGGCGGCACGCCTCTACGCCGGGGGCCTCACGCTCAGTCAAGTAGCAGCGCAGTTGGGAATCGGCGACGAAGCAGTTCGCTCAGCAGTGGTAGCTAATGGGGGCACAATTCGACCCAAAGGTCGTCGAAAGATGAGTGCATATTTCTAGATAACTCAACACTCTAAAGTAGGAGCTTCTAGTGTTATGCGTCAATCTTCCAACCTTCTCCAATCTCTGGAAGGCTGTCAGATAACACTGCTACTTCAGTAGCCTTCACGACTCGGTGAGCGGAGTAATTCAACTGGAACTCTCTCCGACGTCGCTCGGCATATAGTTCAGCGACCTGAGGGGCGTTATCGTAGGTTAAAATCCATCGACTAGTAGCGAAATTATTTAATATCTCCGCTAAGTGAACATGATCCTCTGCTGTAAAAGCGTTGAGATAGAGAGAGCCAGCCTTCTCGAAATAGGGTGGGTCGGCATATATAAAAGCATCATTCTGGCTTGCAAATTGGGCGATCACATCTTTGCCGTCTTGTCTAGTTGCGATGATACTGTCGGCGTAAAGTGCCAGAATTCGCATTCGCTCTGTGAGACCGTCGCGATTGAACCGAGCATCGATCTTATAATTTCCGGTTTGTTCCAGCCCACCGATTGGGCCACCGTTGAGGATGCCCGAACGATTAGTTCGATTCAAGAAAAATGTAGCGAAACCCAATTCTTTGGTATTGCTTGTGTCGACGGCTCGATATATCTCGCGTTGTCTACGCCATTCGTTCACGTCTAAAGAGACGCTTTGAATCTGTTCGATCAAGTACTCTGGATGCTCCTTGACCGTCAGCCAGAACGAGTAAATCGCCGGATCGAGATCATTAATGACGACCTTCTCCACTTGCCCTGTAACAAGTAGGCTTAGACCTGCCCCAACTCCACCGGCGTAAGGCTCAACGTAAGTACAGCCCGCCATGTCCATGTCTCGAATGAGTTTCCTCAGTCGGGAATATAGGGCGGACTTCCCGCCTGGGTAACGTAGCGGGGAAATGCGGGGGCGCCTGCTCGTCACACTAATATTTACAACGCTCATGGTTTCATCAAATATCTCATGATTGAGTCAATCGACGACCACATCGCAAATGCTTGATCTCTGTCAACATTAAAATGATGATTGTGATTTATAGCGTTTAACGAGTCAGCGGTCGAGGTGTAGGTTACAAGGAAGCCGGTTTGGACCCTCTTGATTGGTTGCTTCAAATGACTCGGACCGTTGGTGTTTACGTGGTCGAGAAGCCAACTCAACGCGTTACCTAATTGCACGCGACCTTTATTGTTGTGTTTAGTTTTACCTATGTCGATCGTTTTGTATTCCGCGAAAGCCTTGATTGATTTTTCTAGGACTGCTCGAATCGCCAGAAATGTCACATTCGGAAACTTTTGCACGTCAACTTCAGACAGCTCTCCTAGGAGAAGTTTTAAGGCTTCCGGGTAGGCATCTGGGGCCTTTACTTGACCCAAATCTAAGTTTCGGGGTTTAGCTTTCTTCTTCACCGGTGAATTTCTCGCAGGTGACTTTGTCCGGGAGGTATTCGCGGTAGGCGACGATCCACTACCTGTGGCTCTTGCCGCAGATGAGCTGCCGTCCCCTCCACTCGGCGCGACACCCAAGTTGGCACCAGCCCCGACAGTATGGTCAGGATCTCCTGAAGACGAACCGGCGAGCTGGGTATCTGGAGCTGATGCTACTATTCGCCGCAATTCGGCCATTAATTGGGTGTATCGAGGACTTTTTACTGAATTCAGGCTTCGAGTGTTGATGTTCTCTTCGAACATGCCTCGTACAATTTCGGTCGCCACCTCTTTGAAAACCTCGTCGGACACTATTTTCGAGAGCGTCCCATCTGACTGCATTGTCAGGCCAATCAGCTCAACGAATTCTTTCGACTCATAGATACGCGCGAGTGTAGAAAGTCCGCGAGCCCACTTCTTAGTATTCAAGAAGTCTTGCAACTCAGGATCGTCAAATTGCACGGACTTGAACAAGTTAATGAATAACGCGCGACGAACAAACTTAGTGACGTCAATCGTCGGATAGCGAGAAACCAGCTCATTCAGAGTGCGGCCAGAGTCGATCTGAGCTTGAAAAAACGCTGCCTGCCTGCTGGGGGTCCATGCTCGCCTTAAGTTTCCAGTATGTATGGCAGCGATAAGTTGGTCCGCTTCGTCTTGACTAGGAGCAATCATGACCCGAATTTTCGCCAGAGACGACCTATCAGGTAACTGTTTTGCCAAAGCGCTAATTCGAGCTTGGTAATCTGGCACCAACATAGGGTTTTGAATTGACTTAAGCGCGGCAAGTCGTCTATTCCCCTCGACCATCACGTACTTACCTTGCCGATCAAGAACTACAGGCGTTTCATGCGTCAGATACCCAATTTTGCAGATGCCTTCAACAAGTCCTAGAGCGTCCTCATTGACGAATAGGTCTTCAATAATATCTGCCTCGACTTTCGCATCAGCGATTTCGAGGCGAACATTCTTCGGATCTAAACGTATGTCTTTCAGCACATCAAGTTCAACGATTGGCCAAGTCGAAGTGTCTAACATGAGCAGCAGCCTCTTCCGAGAGTAAAGGTGGGTAGAATCGGACGCTGAAAACAGAGAGGTATTCTGCAAAGGTTTGTGGTGTCGTAGCGTCGAAAAGTCGACCTGAATCTATTTATCATCCGCCACTCCACCCCTCGACTCACTTGACCCACTCACGTATCTCAAAACGTCACTCTTCAAAAAACGCCAAGCACGTCCTACTTTTTCGCCAGGCAATGTACCTGCTCGTGCAAGCGCAAGGACTGTCTTAGTCGACACCCGCAGCAAAGCCGAAGCTTCGTCAGCCGTCAAGATTTCGTTGTCTTCTGGCATCTTCCCGCATCTTCCGTGAACTGGACTTACCTTCACCCTACTGGACGACAGATTTTCCCACCAGCCTGACAGCCAGCCGCTGTAAAAACTGGGGCGGTTGTTCGATGCGAGTATGGCCAAATAATGTCTGATGAAAGATTCTGAACGTTAGGTAATGATGGCGTTGGTAGCTCACCTTCCCTTCAACGACGAAGGGACCGGGAACTTGGACACGCTCTTGACATTCGCGACGGATGAACGTGCGGCACGGATCGCCCTGACCGTGATCATGGACCCCACTGATGCGACAACGGGGCATCTCCTTGCGGTTCACGGCGCAGTCAACACTGTCATGCTGCTTGCCGACGACGCACCGGTTCCCGGTTTGGATAACGTGGAAGCTCAGCTGTGGCGTAAACGCTTGCTGCCCCGGGTGGAACCACGACTGATCCAAGAAGCACTCGACCTCACAGAACGTGGTGGCTTC
The sequence above is a segment of the Actinomycetaceae bacterium MB13-C1-2 genome. Coding sequences within it:
- a CDS encoding heavy-metal-associated domain-containing protein, whose protein sequence is MSTTNPTHTIFRSEGFSCPSCVAKIEKQVGDLDGVSGVEVKFASGRVEVDHNPQVVTADSIASIITKAGYPTKVSAF
- a CDS encoding Crp/Fnr family transcriptional regulator, producing the protein MTQDDQGQLNHPPLNANSFVPPKGRRTIPLREVVLPHECPEPVRLRVLGQAPYFQGLDTSELREISTRMNTRVYAPNEHIYNAGDEANELFVIAEGRVKLSQVSADGTATLTDILVPGNLFGAMGALGQRTHLQSAVTLVPCCILRIGQHDFRQILEQHPKVALKVLDDVAGRLRRAQQDIGDQSTNTVKQRVATTLLRLADKLGEQTAEGILLNVPLSRADLAGLARSTPESVSRVMSQFKKQNVVDSGRRWTILLNPEALTDATQAVLPPLSD
- a CDS encoding DUF2249 domain-containing protein gives rise to the protein MAQENIELTEKPGDSGCACGHHPVEFPELDVQQIPGEVRHATIFGALEAIQPGRGLIIRATHDPIPLLQQLGQRHPGKYNMEYLERGPQQWRIQFTLA
- a CDS encoding MFS transporter; protein product: MLTRKRGAIRGIIAEMRENRPARIAVIAIIWAQIVMVSIMTMTPVHVVNEGGTVTLVGIVISFHVLGMFALASVVGMLTDRYGNRFTIAVGGTILLVSLLLGIFLPDDMGWVTVSLVLLGVGWSFVNVSASALFTEVITSGDRASLQGGADALSNLFGATATFASGPLMAVTSFSILSLFGVVLLVPLGFVLLRPIR
- a CDS encoding recombinase family protein, which codes for MPKVTTIPATRQLRTQSAAVTKTTKRVAGYARVSTDMEEQAGSYAAQVAYYTNYIQNHDGWELAGIYTDEGISGTSTAKRSGFQSMVGDALGGGIDLIVTKSVSRFARNTVDSLTTVRNLKDAGVEVFFEKENIWTFDSKGELLITIMSSLAQEESRSISENVTWGHRRAFADGRVMVPYSSLLGYKKGTDGGLAVDDEQAVVVRRIYADYLSGHAPARIARELTAEGIPTPRGKTKWTTTTIRSILANEKYKGDALLQKAFTVDFLTKKTKINEGEVPQYYVTGNHQAIIDPAVWEQVQTETERRKHPSVRTDHPFAARIRCAQCGGWFGRKTWHSTSKYARHIWRCNNKYEGNKTGCTTPHIYEAQIEEAFVAALAEKLQQLPVADDLLATVDGAFDTDKLRAELAALDEQAEGLIARMNTLVTAGAREGVDPDRYDADYADLERKYQKADAKRIKTTEAIKNRETRRHQAHQVRDYLQTQPPLAYTPEAWNTLVEEAVVSADGTITICFKDEPAG
- a CDS encoding GNAT family N-acetyltransferase, whose product is MARNFDALGAYQGASLGTRDVGPCKLLAMFSLRPRMFADCEVMVSWVADAEDLYLFTGPRLSWPLTPDKLYTMEEPGLSPWMLVEEGADSPRGHFDLAIDGKVARIGRVLIDPAHRGRGLAHVLVGLAINQAKLLGASAMELNVVADNEPAIHTYTCAGFTGVPHPERPNITVMRLPL
- a CDS encoding helix-turn-helix domain-containing protein, with the translated sequence MRENSSQSQTRLSASNREELLVGYAEGVPVQELATRFNVHRATVREIARRAGHPSRAPEHSQQLRSEAARLYAGGLTLSQVAAQLGIGDEAVRSAVVANGGTIRPKGRRKMSAYF
- a CDS encoding DNA adenine methylase, with the protein product MSVVNISVTSRRPRISPLRYPGGKSALYSRLRKLIRDMDMAGCTYVEPYAGGVGAGLSLLVTGQVEKVVINDLDPAIYSFWLTVKEHPEYLIEQIQSVSLDVNEWRRQREIYRAVDTSNTKELGFATFFLNRTNRSGILNGGPIGGLEQTGNYKIDARFNRDGLTERMRILALYADSIIATRQDGKDVIAQFASQNDAFIYADPPYFEKAGSLYLNAFTAEDHVHLAEILNNFATSRWILTYDNAPQVAELYAERRRREFQLNYSAHRVVKATEVAVLSDSLPEIGEGWKIDA